From Vicinamibacteria bacterium, the proteins below share one genomic window:
- a CDS encoding ABC transporter substrate-binding protein, whose translation MKARNVALSSLVACALIFSSSCGGPDIGVTSDEILIGTWAPMTGPASNLSTIARAMDAYFTYINEEEGGIHERNLRLIIKDDGYDPARTPSVVEELVDGDRVFAILGGNGTANCLAVKDYLTLKLIPWVNPGSGARIWTSPVNAYVFSTFPAYVTEGRILAKYAAEELTAKKFGLLYQDDTFGREGQEGVRLGLRNTDKEIVVSEPYQVGAEDLSGVAQKFKDAEVDLIFVWTIAEGAAALVKALDAIEGYQPQIVASQILSDPVMFELAGPSWEGAIVASSVPEPGSNEPGVARAREIIQKYGQGIQFGTYAMWGLSRAEVLVEGLRRAGPDLTRLKLIQSLESIHDWSDNFLGTPISFDTENHQGLNTVQLSKAEGGTLVSLSDWLES comes from the coding sequence ATGAAAGCAAGAAATGTCGCTCTGTCGTCGTTGGTCGCTTGTGCCCTGATCTTCTCGAGCTCCTGTGGCGGGCCCGATATCGGAGTCACGAGCGACGAGATTTTGATTGGCACGTGGGCGCCCATGACCGGTCCCGCATCCAACCTCTCGACTATCGCCCGCGCGATGGATGCCTATTTCACCTACATCAACGAAGAAGAGGGTGGTATCCACGAACGTAACCTCCGCCTGATCATCAAGGACGATGGCTACGATCCAGCAAGAACGCCATCGGTCGTCGAGGAGCTCGTCGACGGTGATCGAGTCTTTGCCATACTCGGCGGCAACGGCACCGCCAACTGCCTCGCCGTCAAAGACTATCTCACCCTCAAGCTCATTCCCTGGGTGAATCCCGGCTCGGGAGCGCGCATCTGGACGTCACCGGTGAACGCTTACGTCTTCTCCACGTTTCCGGCTTACGTCACCGAAGGGCGGATTCTCGCCAAGTACGCGGCCGAGGAGCTGACCGCCAAGAAGTTCGGTCTGCTGTACCAGGACGACACCTTCGGTCGTGAGGGCCAGGAGGGGGTCCGCCTCGGACTTCGTAATACCGACAAGGAAATCGTTGTCTCCGAGCCCTACCAGGTCGGCGCCGAGGACTTGTCGGGTGTCGCGCAGAAGTTCAAGGACGCCGAGGTCGATTTGATCTTCGTGTGGACGATTGCCGAAGGAGCCGCGGCGCTCGTGAAGGCACTCGACGCGATCGAGGGGTATCAACCCCAAATCGTAGCGAGTCAGATTCTCTCCGATCCGGTGATGTTCGAGCTCGCGGGGCCCAGCTGGGAAGGCGCCATCGTGGCCTCCAGCGTCCCCGAGCCGGGCTCTAATGAGCCCGGGGTGGCGCGGGCCCGGGAAATCATCCAGAAGTACGGGCAGGGCATCCAATTCGGAACCTACGCGATGTGGGGTCTCTCGCGGGCAGAAGTGCTCGTCGAGGGATTGCGACGAGCGGGCCCGGATCTCACCCGTCTCAAATTGATCCAGTCCCTCGAGAGCATCCACGACTGGAGCGACAATTTCCTCGGGACTCCGATCAGCTTCGATACGGAGAACCACCAGGGTTTGAACACCGTTCAACTGAGCAAAGCGGAAGGCGGAACGCTCGTCTCCCTGTCGGATTGGCTGGAGTCGTGA
- a CDS encoding helix-turn-helix domain-containing protein produces MKFGRTVRKLREEKNISIAKFAKKVGISPSYLAPIERDVFPPPAESKVVRIARALDRDPDEFLSLAGRIGSDIRRIIHRQPGRVARLLRAIDGLPVKDIDKLVESALKKNRRTGRARRT; encoded by the coding sequence ATGAAGTTTGGCCGAACGGTCCGCAAACTGCGAGAGGAAAAGAACATCAGCATCGCGAAGTTCGCGAAGAAGGTTGGTATCAGTCCAAGCTATCTCGCCCCGATCGAGAGAGACGTCTTCCCCCCTCCGGCAGAGTCCAAAGTCGTTCGAATCGCGAGAGCACTCGACCGGGACCCCGACGAATTTCTCTCGCTCGCCGGCCGGATCGGCAGCGACATTCGTCGCATCATCCATCGTCAACCTGGCCGGGTCGCTCGTCTGCTCCGGGCGATCGACGGACTGCCGGTGAAGGACATCGACAAACTGGTCGAAAGCGCCCTGAAGAAGAACCGCCGAACCGGGAGGGCGCGGAGAACGTAA
- a CDS encoding YebC/PmpR family DNA-binding transcriptional regulator, with the protein MSGHSKWHSIKHKKAAADAKRGKAFTAIIKEITVAARIGGGDPSFNPRLRLAVDKAKAENMPKDNIERAIKKGTGELEGYSLEEVQYEGYGPGGVAVLIEATTDNRNRTVGEVRHLFSKYGGNLGESGSVNWLFEKKGYLVVERTDIDEEALLETVLEAGGDDVKEDGSSWEIYTSPDSFEAVREALKSKHIRIAAEELSMVPKSSVKLEGRQAQQMLKLMDALEEHDDLTQVWANFDIEEAEIEAALSS; encoded by the coding sequence ATGTCGGGTCATTCCAAATGGCATTCGATCAAGCACAAGAAGGCGGCGGCCGACGCCAAGCGCGGCAAGGCTTTCACCGCCATCATCAAGGAGATCACCGTTGCCGCACGCATCGGCGGAGGGGATCCGAGCTTCAATCCTCGGCTCCGGCTCGCCGTCGACAAAGCCAAAGCGGAGAACATGCCCAAGGACAACATCGAGCGAGCGATCAAGAAAGGCACGGGGGAGCTCGAGGGTTACAGCCTGGAAGAGGTCCAGTACGAAGGCTATGGTCCCGGGGGGGTCGCCGTTCTCATCGAGGCGACCACCGACAACCGCAATCGCACCGTGGGTGAGGTTCGCCACCTCTTCTCCAAATACGGCGGCAACCTGGGTGAGTCCGGCTCGGTGAACTGGCTCTTCGAGAAGAAAGGCTATCTCGTCGTCGAGCGCACCGACATCGATGAGGAAGCCCTTCTGGAAACAGTCCTCGAAGCCGGAGGGGACGACGTCAAAGAGGACGGGTCGAGCTGGGAGATCTATACGTCTCCCGATTCCTTCGAGGCCGTCCGGGAGGCCCTCAAGAGCAAGCACATTCGCATAGCTGCCGAGGAGCTCTCCATGGTCCCGAAATCGAGCGTGAAGCTGGAGGGCCGGCAGGCACAGCAGATGCTCAAGCTCATGGACGCGCTCGAGGAGCACGACGACCTGACCCAAGTCTGGGCGAACTTCGACATCGAGGAAGCAGAGATCGAAGCCGCCCTGTCGAGCTGA